A single genomic interval of Pomacea canaliculata isolate SZHN2017 linkage group LG5, ASM307304v1, whole genome shotgun sequence harbors:
- the LOC112564434 gene encoding girdin-like: MLVVDTNIRKLLVLLERWSILERKNIKMSQEKNVFLQKKFHDQQEHCPSIQSVGLREKCNYLEESIRILQERNDCLQVCCEVQAGNLRKLQTSYGQHHHFDAGVMENGLSLQEENTTLKKKLKLMWERNNTLQETNNTVQSTCEVLEENNRFLKKELDTLQKSNDSLKAECKSLRDSIMLHQDTLNASIASSVSLQEKCDILEKSIRSLQERCAVLEKNVQSLQEKCKLCEEVKAATEHESRSLQQQLRCSEEELKLSKHRIKQLEKQLILISSEKCEENSMGLSEKISKLEQENLSKEMRLAELQGKVTALMETQKNMKASVGNKEELNQLVKYLQNLLAEKDSHILELEEKWKLLMHTHTELRKQSETMQTTIEHVEPATKEKVKIKADLEILSNSSRKQVENDSKGDDLNQLTSIDHQEVILPEEETRRQKVKLSELTGKKMYASSEQSLESSDSMMMSSDFDSDIVAGVDADIMKEMKRLRRDIKRTKAVYANESALLHEALERESMSQSRIRPTRLPAPAPDALNISTSGLPEDPEHLRELVVKLLEENKSHKTENLYLQLRIKEQEALVLKVEEGLSHSPKRLLESQSLFERQLLLLQKQRDELLQQIHERDSNTKLLSEQIGKGNVQELALQHDKETLQEKVEELEHCHQLLQQRQAELAHCQAEKRHLEQLLLLKDETERQLMRQKRLLEEELSSIEEKLQEREAILVEDKARLLSELKKKDLHILRLQSCQLPTPQFHSTPAVFNKVVEYRIGHGSEHMTLPPSHFQHQSKLFHVQHPGAEVSLPPGLQLSPQDCLDGSYLEQTSKNAETSGEALCNPEYFNEGLLSSSVCLPSPRRHSTGESGCPEQLPKDPMELHRFHIDAVERLREKLRLEVEEKACREGQSSPMTGSCQLHSNRLH; the protein is encoded by the coding sequence ATGCTGGTTGTTGACACCAACATCAGAAAGCTGCTTGTGTTATTAGAAAGGTGGAGCATTCTGGAAAGGAAGAACATAAAAATGTCTCAGGAAAAGAATGTGTTTCTACAAAAGAAATTTCATGATCAGCAGGAACATTGTCCTTCCATACAATCTGTTGGCCTGAGGGAGAAGTGCAACTATTTAGAAGAGAGTATCCGGATACTGCAAGAGAGGAATGACTGCTTGCAGGTGTGTTGCGAAGTACAGGCAGGAAATCTGCGTAAGCTTCAGACCAGCTATGGGCAGCATCATCACTTTGATGCAGGTGTGATGGAGAATGGTTTATCACTTCAGGAGGAAAACACTACTCTGAAGAAAAAGCTTAAGTTAATGTGGGAACGAAACAACACACTACAGGAAACCAACAATACAGTGCAGAGCACCTGTGAGGTTCTTGAGGAAAATAACCGGTTTCTGAAAAAGGAATTGGATACACTACAAAAGAGCAATGACTCTCTGAAAGCAGAATGCAAGAGTCTTCGAGACAGTATCATGCTTCATCAAGACACCCTGAACGCCTCAATAGCCAGTAGTGTGTCTTTGCAGGAGAAGTGTGACATTCTTGAGAAAAGCATCAGATCACTGCAAGAGAGGTGTGCTGTTCTGGAGAAAAATGTCCAATCATTGCAGGAGAAGTGTAAGTTGTGTGAGGAGGTAAAAGCTGCTACAGAACATGAGTCAAGAAGCCTTCAACAACAACTCAGGTGCTCAGAAGAGGAACTGAAGCTGTCTAAGCACCGCATCAAACAGCTCGAAAAGCAGTTGATACTTATATCTTCAGAGAAGTGTGAAGAAAATTCTATGGGCCTCTCGGAGAAGATTTCAAAACTGGAGCAAGAAAACCTCAGCAAAGAGATGAGGCTTGCAGAGCTCCAAGGTAAAGTGACAGCTCTTATGGAAAcgcaaaaaaatatgaaagcatCTGTTGGAAATAAAGAGGAATTAAACCAACTTGTTAAgtatttacaaaatcttttgGCTGAAAAAGACAGTCACATCTTGGAACTTGAAGAGAAGTGGAAACTGCTTATGCATACTCACACAGAGCTCAGAAAGCAGTCTGAGACCATGCAGACTACCATAGAGCATGTGGAACCAGCAACAAAAGAGAAGGTAAAGATAAAAGCAGACTTAGAAATTCTCAGTAATTCCAGCAGAAAACAGGTGGAAAATGACAGCAAAGGTGATGATTTAAACCAGTTAACAAGCATTGACCATCAAGAGGTCATACTTCCAGaggaagaaacaagaagacagaaagtgaaGCTGAGTGAGCTGACAGGCAAGAAGATGTATGCGAGTTCTGAGCAATCATTAGAATCATCAGACAGCATGATGATGAGCAGCGACTTTGACTCAGATATTGTTGCAGGTGTAGATGCAGATATCATGAAAGAAATGAAGCGCCTCAGAAGGGATATCAAGAGGACAAAGGCAGTGTATGCCAATGAGAGTGCACTCCTTCATGAGGCATTAGAGCGAGAGTCAATGTCACAAAGCCGGATTAGACCAACCAGGCTCCCTGCCCCTGCACCAGATGCCCTGAACATCAGCACCAGTGGCTTGCCTGAGGACCCTGAACACCTTAGGGAGCTGGTGGTGAAGCTTCTGGAGGAAAATAAGTCTCACAAGACTGAGAACCTTTATCTGCAACTGAGGATCAAGGAGCAGGAGGCTCTTGTGCTAAAAGTGGAAGAGGGACTAAGCCATTCTCCTAAGCGCCTGCTGGAGTCACAGTCTCTCTTCGAAcgtcagctgctgctgctgcagaaaCAGAGAGATGAGCTTCTTCAGCAGATACATGAAAGGGACAGCAACACCAAGCTTCTGTCAGAGCAGATAGGGAAAGGCAACGTGCAAGAGCTGGCACTGCAGCATGACAAAGAGACCTTGCAAGAGAAGGTGGAAGAACTAGAGCACTGCCATCAGCTGCTGCAGCAACGCCAGGCAGAACTTGCCCACTGCCAGGCAGAAAAGCGACACTTGgaacagctgctgctgctgaaggaTGAGACAGAGCGTCAGCTCATGCGACAGAAGCGCCTGCTAGAAGAAGAGCTGTCCAGCATCGAagagaagctgcaagaaagagagGCCATCCTGGTTGAAGACAAAGCTCGCCTCTTATCTGAACTTAAAAAGAAGGATTTGCACATACTCCGACTGCAGAGCTGTCAGCTTCCTACACCTCAGTTCCACTCAACACCAGCTGTCTTCAACAAAGTTGTGGAATACAGAATCGGACATGGGTCCGAGCATATGACCCTCCCACCCAGCCACTTTCAGCATCAGTCTAAACTCTTTCACGTGCAGCATCCTGGTGCAGAAGTGTCACTGCCTCCAGGTCTGCAGCTTTCCCCTCAAGACTGTTTAGATGGCTCGTATTTGGAGCAAACAAGTAAGAATGCTGAGACATCTGGTGAAGCTTTATGCAATCCAGAATACTTTAATGAGGGCCTGTTATCCagttctgtttgtttgccttCTCCTCGAAGGCACAGCACTGGAGAGTCAGGATGCCCTGAACAACTTCCCAAAGATCCCATGGAGCTGCATCGTTTCCATATAGATGCTGTGGAAAGGCTAAGAGAAAAGCTACGGCTGGAGGTGGAAGAGAAAGCCTGTCGTGAGGGTCAGTCCTCACCCATGACTGGCAGCTGCCAGCTTCATAGTAACCGCTTACACTGA
- the LOC112564437 gene encoding paramyosin-like, whose protein sequence is MSLGDEGGGNGGGGGHDHLQQHQEGEGFRGCAEGAEAAGNGISCTGCPLFEAALHAGRSHSLDDRCKDKKKPSDFSDCELLGRLITVETQRIGLEQKLSTQLQLFYREREELQQRSDVLQAKCDTLEDSTSELQEKCEVLRKECAELQKCRLSLEEYCRSLEEECQELKICCRLQREELESANYRNLALEDHCDSLPSALFVQKGACSEKEETAKRLHLEKKCEILQEGHGILGEKCSSLREHISEMQEEKEDIVISEKNEKLKQFLEMKIAELEEKCRILEANLKWLDADRSSSESEIQHQQMVKKY, encoded by the coding sequence ATGTCCTTGGGTGATGAGGGTGGAgggaatggtggtggtggtggtcatgATCATCTGCAACAGCACCAGGAGGGGGAGGGATTTCGGGGGTGCGCAGAAGGTGCTGAGGCAGCAGGAAATGGAATATCATGCACTGGATGTCCATTGTTTGAAGCTGCTCTTCATGCTGGTCGTAGTCATAGTTTAGATGACAGGTGTAAGGATAAGAAAAAACCTTCTGATTTTTCTGATTGTGAGCTCCTTGGTCGTTTAATTACTGTGGAAACCCAGCGAATAGGTTTGGAGCAGAAGCTGTCCACCCAACTTCAGCTTTtctacagagaaagagaggagttGCAGCAGAGGAGTGATGTGCTCCAGGCAAAGTGTGACACACTAGAAGACTCCACTTCTGAGCTGCAAGAAAAGTGTGAAGTTTTGCGAAAAGAGTGTGCGGAGTTACAAAAATGCAGGCTTTCTCTAGAAGAATACTGCAGATCTTTAGAGGAGGAATGTCAGGAACTTAAAATATGCTGCAGATTGCAAAGAGAAGAATTGGAATCAGCAAATTACAGAAACTTAGCATTAGAGGATCATTGTGACTCTTTGCCATCAGCCTTGTTTGTGCAAAAAGGTGCTTGTAGTGAAAAAGAAGAGACAGCTAAAAGATTGCACCTTGAAAAGAAATGTGAGATCTTGCAAGAAGGCCATGGAATACTTGGTGAGAAGTGTTCTTCTTTAAGAGAACACATTTCAGAAATGCAAGAGGAGAAAGAGGACATCGTAATAtctgagaaaaatgaaaagctaaaacaatttttggaaaTGAAGATTGCAGAACTAGAAGAAAAGTGCAGAATCCTAGAGGCAAATTTGAAATGGTTAGATGCAGATAGGAGTTCTTCAGAGAGTGAGATTCAACATCAGCAGATGGTGAAAAAGTACTAG